In Flammeovirga kamogawensis, the sequence ACACTTGCAAAAAGTAATGTAATTAACATACCAATTACAGTAAAAATTATAGAATATTGTACTCAACTAGCTTTAGATAATGCTGTTGAAGGTATGAGGGCAGATATACTTCTTGTTAAAGCAGCAAGAGCCTATGCTGCGTTTCATCAAAAGGAAAGTATAAGTACTGAAGATGTTGATGCCATTAAAGATTTTGTTCTTCATCATAGACAAAATAATACTACACCACCCCCTCCATCTCCTCCTCAAAATCAAGAAAAAGAAGAAAAACCTAAAGAGGAAAAAAAGCCAGAACAAGCACCTAAAGAAAGTGCCGTTTTTAAATCAATCATTCCAGAACAAAAATTACAAATTACAGAGAAGCAAGACATCGGTATTCAACAGACTGCTCCTAAAAGTAATCTCAAGAATTCCATAGATAGAAGAAAAAGTGTAGGACAATATTTAGCCAAAGATCAATTCGAAATTTTTAATAAACCGCAAGAAGAAGCAACACCAAAGCAAATTATTTTTCTATTGGATTCTAGCGGATCAATGATTAATGAGGAAGTAATCACTTTAGCAAAAGGGGTAATTGAGAAGATCGTAAGCAAAAACCAGAACGCTCCTCTTCAGTTTTCGCTAATTGCCTTACTACAAGGAGACGCTACAATTATAAAAGAGAATACCAGTAATATAAAAGTATTCATAAAGGCTATTCAAGAATTAGAATCAGGGGGTAAAACAAACATTATTGCAGGGTTTAAATGTGTAAAAAGTTTATTGGCACAAACTAGTAATCAAACCGAATTAGTAGTTGTTTCAGATGGTCATTTTTGTAGTGATTACGGTCTTGAAGATATTATTGGGAGCTACCAATTTCATTGTAAAAAAGTACAACAGCTTACACTAATAGATACAGAAACAGGGATAGTACAATTAGGTATTATGAAGAGATTAGCTGATGCACTAAAAGGTACTTATCAAAAACTTTTACTTGAACAATAATGGCAAAAATACACATGATTACAGGCGGACAACGCTCAGGAAAGAGTGTTTATGCAGAAAAAATTGCATTGTCATTAAGCAATACACCTTACTACCTCGCTACATCAAAAAAATGGGATGAGGAACATACAAAACGTATTGATTTACACCAAAAAAGAAGAACTAACAATTGGATCACAATTGAAGAGGAGATCGATTTACATCTCCATCAATTAAAAAATAAAGTAATTCTGCTGGATTGTGTAACACTTTGGCTTACAAATATTTTTGATAAGATGAACTACGACAAAGAAAAAACTTTCGATAAAGCAGTTGCAATTTGGGAGCAACTTATTTTACAAGATTGTACACTTATTGTTGTTGCAAATGAAATTGGTTTAGGAGGAATCTCAATGCACAAAGGCACCCGACATTTTACAGATGTTCATGGTTTAATAAATCAAAGAATAGCAAAAGATGCCCAACAAGTAACATTTATAGTTGCTGGTCTTCCATTGATAGTAAAAGGATAATAAAATGCATAAATCAAGTTTTATAATTGCTGCACCAACAAGTAATTCTGGTAAAACAACCATAACACTAGGGTTATTGAGGGCGTTAAAAAACAGAGGAAAAGAAGTACAACCTTTTAAATCTGGTCCAGATTATATCGATCCAAAATTTCATGGTATTGCCTGTGGAAAAACAGGAGTAAATTTGGATTTATTTATGATGACAGAGCAACATTTAAAAGAGACTTATCTCGATTATATAGCTACATCTGAGATACAGTGTATTGAGGGTGTTATGGGTCTTTTTGATGGAGCAAAAAAAGCAGAAAGAAGTACTGCAGAATTAGCTAAAAAACTTAATTTACCTATCATTTTTGTAGTAGATGCTAAAGCTGTAGCCTATTCTGTCGCACCCTTACTTTATGGGTTTAAAAACTTCGACCCCTCTTTAAATATAGTAGGGGTAATTTTTAATAGAGTAAACACCAAAAGTCATTATAAATTTCTACAAGAGGCCAGTGAAGATGTTGGTATTAAAGCTTTAGGTTATGTCCCTTTTTTAGAAGATTGTAAAATTCAATCAAGGCATTTAGGCTTATCAATTGCCAATTTAAAAGAATACGACAAAAAGATAACAGCTATAGCAAAACAAATAGAAAAGACCGTTCATCTAAATCAATTACTTGATTTAACTACCTATGCAGAAACCACACACACAAAGCAAAAAGCTGTCCCTCCTATTGCACCTTTAACGATTGGTGTAGCAAAAGATGAAGCTTTTAATTTTAGCTATAGTCAGAATATTAATGCATTAAAAAAAATAGGTAAGGTGGTATTTTTCAGCCCAATAAAGGATGAAAAACTACCGCAAACAGATGTACTTTATTTTCCTGGAGGATATCCTGAATGTTATGTTAAAAATTTAGCTGAGAATAAAGCAATGCTTTCTGCAATTAAAGAATATGCAGAAAATGAAGGGGTAATTATTGCAGAATGTGGGGGTATGATGTATTTGGGTAAAAATATGATTGATCAAAATGGAGACTCCTATCCTATGGCAAATGTATTTTCATTTAGTAGCTCTATGAAAGCTATGAAACTCCACCTTGGTTACCGCACCATCCACCTTGATGAGTACACCTTTAAGGGGCATGAATTTCATTATTCAGAAGTTTATGGAGATGAAAATATTGAAACTGTGGGTCAAATTTTTAGTGCTAGAAACCAAGAAGTACCTACAAAAATTTACAAATATAAAAACGTATTGGCCTCATATATCCATCTCTATTTTGGAGAAGCCAATCAATTTAAATCAATTACTAACTATATAACTGATAAAACATTACAACTATGAAAGTATATACCAGAAAAGGTGACAAAGGACAAACTGGAGTTTTTGGTGGTAAAAGAGAAGCCAAAGATTCGCCAAGAATAGAATGCATTGGCACTTTAGATGAGGTAAACTCTACTATCGGTTTATTGAGGGCAAAATTGGGTAACGATCACGAATGGCAACCCAATTTACATCGTATTCAAAAAGACATGATGAACATGATGTCTCATTTGGCTAGACCATCTGATTCTAAAAAAGAAAATAAGAACCCTCATCCAGAAGATGGTGCTGTTTTTTGTGAGGAATGGATTGACGCTATGGAAAATAATATGAGTAGTCCTTCTGATTACTTTTTACTACCTGGTGGAAATGAAATTTCTGCACTCTGCCATGTATGTAGAACACAAGTTAGAAGAGGAGAACGCACATTGGTAACGCTCGCTAAAGTAGACCCAGATAGCGTTTTTGAATACATTTCATCTTACATCAACCGCCTTTCTGATTTGTTCTTTACAATGGCTAGAGCAGAAATGGACAAACATGGTGTAGCTGAAGAAAAATGGAATCTATTTTTATATAAAAGAAAAAAGAAATAATGAGAAAAATACCTATTACAATTGTTACGGGCTTTTTAGGAGTAGGAAAAACTACCCTTGTCCACAATATTCTTAAAAACGCCAACGGCAAAAGAATTGCTTTGTTGGTTAACGAGTTTGGTGAAGTTGGTGTAGATGGAGACATTATTAAATCAGGTTGCGACGATAAAGAGTGTAACTTGATTGAATTATCAAACGGTTGTATTTGCTGCACAGTACAAGAAGAGTTTCTTCCTTCGATGCTAGAATTAATTGAGCGAAAAGAAGATATCGATCATATAGTAATTGAAACCTCTGGTTTAGCCATGCCAAAACCATTGGTAAGAGCTGTAAATTGGCCAGATCTAAAACCTCATATCACAATAGATGCAGTTATTACTGTAGTAGATGCAGTTGGTATAGCAACAGGTGAATTTTGTGATAGACAACGTGTACAAGCTCAACGTTTAGCAGACGATTCTCTAGATCATGAAACTCCAATTGAAGAGCTATTTTTAGATCAACTATCATGTGCTGACTTGGTTTTAGTGAGTAAAAGAGACCTGGTAGATGATAAAAAATATAATGAAATCGCTGCTTTTGTATCAGAAAAAATAAAGGCTAATACTAAGGTCATTCCAATGATTAAAGGAGAAGTGAGTAACGATCTATTATTAGGAATTGAGGCTTCTGCTGAAGATGATTTGGATAACCGTCATTCAATTCACGAACATCACCATGAGCATGGACATGACCATGAACATGATGATGACATTAAAACTGAACTCTTGGAATTTGAAGAAACGGCAAATATCAAGCAGTTGATTAATGAGTTGACGCAACTAGTTAAAGAAAATGAAATCTACAGAATAAAAGGTTTTGTAAACATTCCTAATAAACCAATGCGTATGATTTTACAAGGAGTTGGAGACCGTTTTGATTATTATTTTGACAGAGCTTGGGAACCTAATGAACCTCGTAAAACACATTTGGTTGTTATTGGACGAAACATTTCTCTTTCGGAAAATACAATTGTTTAATTATCAATAACCACATTAACAGTGTCTCCTACTAACATTTGAGGCACTGTTTATTGCTTACTCCAACAGCACATGCATTTAATTTCAACACTTCCTGGAGGATGGAATCCAAACGATGAAGGGGTCTTTCATATTCAACAATCTGGAGGAGATATTCTTTTTTTATCAGCTGCAGATACTGAACTCTTCACGTTAAATAAAGTTTATTCTGCATTACATAAAGAATTCCCGAATTTGCCAAGTTTACGTTTGGCCAATCTTACTTATTTTAAACAGGAACTAACTATAGATACCTATTTGGATGAAGTTGTGAGTAAAGCAAAAGTTGTGGTTTTAAAACTACTTGGAGGTACTGCTTACTTTACTTATTTATGTGAAGCCATCTCGTCTTATGCTGAAGAGCACAATATTGCTTTGTTATTTCTACCCGGTGATAACCAGCCAGATGTTGAATTAATGCATTTGTCTACATTGCCCTTACCGCTGGTTAATAAAATATGGTCTTATTTTGTTGCCGGTGGAAACGATAATACAAAAGAAGGGCTTAAATTAATAATGAAAGAAACGCTGCAAATTCATTTTGAAATAAAAGAACAAATTGACATTGCAGATGTGTTTCTTTACCACCATAAACTAGGTATAATTGATAAAAAGTGGAAAGAAAATAACCAACCAACAGCCTTAATTTTTGCGTATAGAAGTAATTATTTAGCAGACAACTTAGCACCTATTTTAGAAGTAGCCAATGCACTAGAACAAAAAGGAATTACTGCTATTACACTAATGGCTTTAACGTATAGAGAAATAGATATCCAACAACGTATTACAGAACTCTTAGCGTTATACCATATTCAAAGTCCAACAGTAATAATTAATACTACTGGATTTTCGTTACAAGGTTTTAAAGAAAACGAAAGTAAAAGCCTTTTCGAAGCTTTAAATATTCCCATTATTCAAGCTATTCAAGCCAGTTGTAGTAAACAAGTATGGGAAGAAGGTTCGTTTGGTCTGCCTCCAACAGATATTGCCATGAATATTGCTCTCCCTGAAGTTGATGGTAAAATTATTGGGAATGTAATTTCTTTTAAAGAAGCTCAAGAAAAAGATGCGTTAACAGATTCTGAAATTGTTAGCTACCAACCACATTTAGAAGGATGTCAATTTATTGCAAATCATGTAGAAGCATGGATTAACCTTCAAAAAAAAGAAAATAAAGAGAAAAATATTGCCGTTATTTTACCTAATTATCCAAGTAAGAACAGTCGTTTAGCCAATGGTGTAGGTTTAGATACGCCAGCTAGTACGTTACAAATTCTTCAGGCATTAAAGGAAAATCAATATACATTAAACAATGCAACTCCTACTACTACAGAAGAATTAATTGATTGTATAACAGATACTATAACTAACGACCTTACCTCTCTCGCTTACAAAAAAGCAGACATAAAAATTAAGGCAGAAACCTTTTATTATTACTATAATTACTATTCTGAAAAACTCAGAAAAAAAGTAGAAGAACAATGGGGACACCCTTCTTCATCACCCAATTACAGAGATGGTTATTTCTTAATCCCTGGAAAAAAAATTGGGAATGTTTTTTTAAGTATTCAGCCAAATAGAGGGTACAATATTGACCTTCAAGCATCTTATCATTCCCCAGATTTACCCCCTACTTATGCTTATTTGGCGTATTACATTTGGTTGCAAGAAGTTTTTAAAGCAGATGCTATTATTCATGTAGGTAAACACGGCAACTTAGAGTGGCTCCCTGGTAAAAGTGTAGCACTATCTAAAGAAAGTTGTTTTCCTGAAGCACTTTTAGGAGCAATTCCTCACTTTTATCCGTTCATTATTAATGATCCTGGAGAAGGAACACAAGCAAAAAGAAGAAACCATGCTATCATTTTAGATCACCTAATTCCACCTATGACAAGGGCTGAAAATTATGGCGAACTATTGCAGTTAGAATTACTTATTGATGAATTCTACGAATCTGCTTTACTTGATCCAAAACGGGCCAACCTTATCAAATCAAAAATAGAGACACTAGTAAATGAAACACACTTAAAAAAAGATTTAAACGAGGATGGAAAAGATATTGATGCACTTTTAGAAGTTATTGACGGGTATTTATGTGAGTTAAAAGAGGCTCAAATTAGGGGCGGATTACATATTTTTGGTTGCTTACCAATACATGAAAAATTGATAGACTTAATTGTTGCTTTACACAGATTGCCACAAGGTTCATCAAAAAGTATAATACAATGCTTAGCAATTGATTTAAAACTAGACATTGATGTTCTAGACACTAATTACGAAACTGAATTTAAAACTGAAATTTTTGGTATTCCATGTAGATCAATAGGTCAAATTGTTGAAGTACTTGAAAATAGAGCAAAAACAATTATTGAATGTATTGTAAACCACACTCCAATAATTGGAAAAATTGGTGTAGAAACTCAAAATTTACTTCATCAAATTACAGGCAAAACATTACCAACTTTAAAAAATACAACACAAGAAATTTCTAATTTAATGGCAGGGTTAAATGCGGCCTATATTCCTTCTGGTGGTTCTGGAGCTCCTACACGTGGGCGTTTAGATATTTTACCAACAGGACGAAATTTTTACTCTGTTGATACTAGAACAATTCCGTCACCCTCTGCTTATGAATTAGGCGTAAAAAGTGCTCAAAATATAATTGATCGATACTTGCAAGAAGAAGGGCAGTTTCCTGAAGCTGTTGCCATATCTGTTTGGGGAACTTCTACCATGAGAACAGGTGGAGATGATATTGCTCAAGCACTTGCACTCCTTGGTGTTTGGCCAATTTGGCAAGGTGTAAATAGAAGGGTAAAAGACTTTGAAATCATACCATTAATCACTTTAAAACGACCAAGAGTAGATGTACTTTTACGCATTTCTGGATTTTTTAGAGATGCTTTCCCTGATGTTATTTCTTTATTCAACACTGCCGTAGAAAAAGTAGCAGCATTAGACGAACCTCATGATCAGAATCCTATTAAAGCACGTGTAGAAGGTGAAATCAAAGAATGGAAAAATAAGGGTTTGGATAATTTTTTAGCACAAGAGAGAGCTTTATATAGAGTTTTTGGGTCTAAACCTGGTGCTTACGGTGCAGGCTTACAAGGTTTAATTGATGAGAAAAATTGGACAACACAAGAAGATCTTGCTAATGTATTTATTAACTGGGGTGGCTATGCATATTCAGGGAGTAAAAATGAAGGAAAATCTGCACATGAGTCGTTTAAAAAAAGATTATCAGAGGTAGAAATTGTTATTCAAAATCAAGACAACAGAGAGCATGATCTACTTGATTCTGATGACTATTACCAGTTTCAAGGAGGTATGACTGCTGCTGTAACAATGGAAAAAGGAGAAGCGCCTACAACCTATTTTGGAGATCATTCTCGACCTGACAAACCAAGAATAAAATCTCTTAAAGAAGAACTTTTAAAAGTGTATCGTTCCAGAGTTATTAACCCAAAATGGATGGATGGAATGAGAGATCACGGGTATAAAGGTGCTTTTGAAATGGCGGCAACAATGGATTACCTTTTTGCCTATGATGCCACTACTAACCTTATTGAAGATTTTATGTATGAAGGGATTACTGAAGAATATCTACTTGATCAAGAAAACCTGCAATTTCTAGAACATCATAACCCTTGGGCCATAAAAGACATGTCGGAAAGAATGTTAGAAGCTATTCAGAGAGGCATGTGGAAAGATCCTTCCGAAGCAATAATAGAAAAATTAGAAGCACTCTACCTTAAAGCCGAAGGTGCATTAGAGTAATTATTTATTGGATTACAAAAAAGACTTGCAATTTGATGTTTTGCAAGTCTTTTTATTATAAGGTTACACCAAGAACTAGTATTGTATTGATCTTGCTATTTTTTTTAAAGGAATAAAAACTGGTATATTTTTACTTTTTATTCTTTGTTCTGTTTTTTCTAAATCTTTCAAGAAAATAGCATTAAGGTTTTTTAAATATGCCTTTGTTTTCTCTGAATAATTTACTTTTTCAAAATGATAATACGTATTAAATAGATTTGATACATTTGTAGGTTTAAAAAACATTTCTCTTTCCATCCTATATCTAAACATATCTTTTATATTCATACCATTTTTCCAATCAATTTCTTGACTACAATCAATATCTTTAGGGTTTATTCTTACTCTTAATGGTATTAGATAACTAGGAATCTCTGCAAAACTATGATGATCAGCAGAGTGTGCAATAGATACATCCCAAATAATCATTGTAATCTCTTTAACTAATGTTTTTTTATCTTTAATAGCTTCTTTTGAAGAGAAAGTAGGTAACCATTGATTAATATGATTTGCCCATTCTTCAATTAAATTCATCTCTTCATCACTAATAACATTTACAACTTCCGAAACAAAATACTCTATAGTATCATAATACTCCTTTAAAAATAAATAGTAAGGAGAATCAAATTTTTCAATATCTTTAGAGTAACGATAACCATTATAACTATCATTTCCATCTATACCTGTATAAGCACAAGCTACTAAAGAACGTTGCCCTTCACCTTTTCCTAAAAAACCTGAATAAGGAAATTTTTGATCGTTCTCTACAGGAGATGCAGAAGAATTTAAGACTACTTTATTAAGAACTAAAGTATGCTCAAAATGGGGTAGTAATAATTGAAGTAATATAGAATTTATTGGCAATGTTGATTTACTTATTGCATTTATACAATCAAAAGGAAAATGTAATAACGCATGTTCTGATAAAATCAGTTTATAAGAAGCACCTTGCATAACAAAAACTTTAGCTAGTTCCCATGCATTACCATCTGAACGAGAAACTACATTATTGTTGGTAAATTCGTCAACAAATATCAAATGAGATATTAGCTTTCCTTTTTCTTTTTTAAATAAAACTATTGTTGCGCTTGAATAAATTCCTTTAAAAGGTTGAGTAAAAGACATCAAAGATAAATCAATGATATAATATTCATTACTATTATAATTTACAGGCAAAAATTTGCTGAATATTTTTTCTTTTTGAACTGATAAACCTTTTATCAAGAACTTACTAAATACACCTTCTCCTAAATATTGATCAAACAATTGATTATCAATTTTATGAAGTCCTCTATATTTTATTGAATATGATAAAGCTCTTGGCCAGTAAGTCCACATATTTCGAAAATACCTCTTACCAATTTTATTTTTCCAATCAATTTTTTCTTGACGTGGCAGACGTAATACTGCCGGTGCTTCCCCTTTTGGATTTCTTGGTGATGGTTGTGGCCAAGGACCTTCTCTGTTATATAAAAAATTTTCTTTTGGTAATTGGTATGTTTTGTTTAAAACTTCGCCTTGGTGTAACAAAGTTTCTTTTTCTATAGTCGACATTTTTAATTGAATTGAAATAAAGTAATACACAATAAAAGTAAAATTAATAAATATTATCTAAATAAATAAGTTATTTATTACATAATTGTTTTTTTATATATAAACTAACTTCAATGATCATTTTACTCGTATAAGGCTTCTAACTCCCATCGTTTATATCAGCAGCTTAAGCCTGAGGTGAGGTATGGGGCAATGTTCCAATTTTTCCCATGATTGAAATCTTGGCCTTTTGATACAGCTGCTCCACCTCCTACAAAAAGATCTAATTACGGTTTCTCTCCCATTTGTTTCAAGCTGTATGTCTTACAATTCTTGTTGTTGGAGAGTAGCCTGTTGCTGTTTTAGTTGGAATAGTAAGGGGTAGGTTTGTGAATACAACACCTCTAATGTGAAAAATATTAGCAAGAAGAGATTGTATCTCATTTTTTGATGTTTGCTTTTGATTTGGTGTTATAAGTTCAGAAACTTATTCTATAAATAAGTTCTTAGTGACAACTTACGTCTTAACACTCATATCTTTACATACATAAGAAAGAATACAATTTTCATAAATTAAAAATTAATTTTAAAAATAAAGGTATCAATTAATCACATTCAAAAAATCCTGATTTTTGTAATATATAAAAATCTTTTTCATTAGATTCAATACCAAGATAATCTCCTTTGTCAAATATCAGTTTTATTATTTCCTTTGAATTTCCAATCATGACTAATAATTCTAATTCATCTGATGATAGTATTGCACTTGAATATAATTTAATATTTTCATAATAATAATCTTTCAATCCAATATCGACATAACTTTCTAAATGATAAGTCATTGTATTAAATGAAACTTCAATAAAAATAGCATCTTGACAAGAATATAAATTATCGAAGTGTTCAGCATAAAATATATCATTCTCATTTATTTTAACGGTTATTTCTTTGTTTGAATAATCACCAAAAAAGAAAATTAAAAAAGTTAATATTTCACTAATGACCATCAGCCTCTTGTTTACCTTTATTTCTATAATAATTTTTAATTATATTAATTTGTTCTTCGGTTATTTCTGTTCCCGCTAATCTTTTTCTAGATTGAAGCATCAAATTCCCTGGAGCATCATTTTGAAGAGGATACCCCTCTAGACCAGCTGAATAACCAAATTGATGAGAAAATGTTCTAAATAATACCCCCTTTCTATTTATAGTTTTACCTGTCCAACTCATCGCATCTTCTCTAACTTTTGTTCTTAAAAGATTTGAATTAAAATATATATAATTCTGTCCAAATCCTGCTCTACCCATAATCCCTTTTCTTCCTTCAGCTCCACGTATTGTCATAGATTTAGTTAGATATATTGCGTGTTGTCCTTCATTTAAATCTTTCTCATAGTATTGGAACTTATGATCAGAGGTGTACCTTGCTTCTCAATACCCGCCATATTCATACCAAAGGTTTTCTTGGACGATGTAATCGTTGAAAGTTATTTTTACCTCCTACAAAAGGATCTAATTACGGTTTCTCTCCCATTTGTATCAAGCTGTATGTCTTTCAATTATTGTTGAGCTTGTTGCTGTTTTAGTTGGGAGAATGAGGGGGTAGGTTTGTGCCTGTAAAACCTCTAATAGCAAGAAGAGAGTGTATCTCATTTTTCTGATGTTTGCTTTTGATTATTGTGTTTTTAAAGGTCAACTCTTGGTGTGTGGTTATCTTGAATTGACCTTATATACTATTCTTATTTTTGTTGATGTTATAAGTGTGAATATTTATTCTATTGAATACGTCTTATTTGAATAATTTTGCTTGTACAAGATCACTAATCTTGAAGTTATTGAATCAGATTCGCTGTTGTACAAATCTTTATATTTCAAAAATACATCTTGCAAGGAGTCATTATTATTAAAGTCTGAAAAAATATACTTTGTTTTTCGTATTTTAGAATAAAGGTTTAGATAAGATACTTCTTTTGTATAAATATGTATATAGGTATCTTCCTCATTGAAGAATATATTATCCTGTATTAAAATAGGAATTGAAATATCCTTATGTTTTATGATAATAGTATCTCGGTCATAATAATTATAATTATGTAATGAATCTAATTCAGACAATATAAACTTCAATTCTTCTTTCAATTCCAAATATGTATTTAGATTTGAAAGATCTGCTATATTATGATTTGATTTTACATCGTTACATCCTGAAAGAAAGGATATAACGATAAATAAACTAAATATTTGAACGAGGTATTTCATAATTATCAATAATTTCTTGTAACTTTTCCATTTGATGTCTCATTTCACGCATATCTAAAATATTTAATTGTTTTTCCAAATTCTTTTTCCCAATTTCTATCAAACCAATCTAATGCACGTTTAGCTTTTGTGTCTTTTCCTTTCTGAATATCTTCATCATTTGGAGTATCTCATTGATATAAGCCAAAATACTTCTCATGATCTTCTTCATTTTTAATATTTTTATTCGGAAATAGTCCAAATGCTTCTGTACAACTATGAAAATCTTCGTGATTCCAAGTTGAAAAATGCTCTTTTATATTATCATAACTTCCATCTGAAACTACCAATATAACCTTTTTACTCCCATTATCTGTGTATGTGTTATATTGATCAATAGTTAAGTCTTTAATATATATTTTCATCGCTTTAAATGATGAAAAAGTACCTCTCATACCAGACCCACTAATGTCACTGACTACATAAATTAAATTGTAACTTTTCTGATTATTCTTAAACTTGTACATCATACTTTTTGTAGGGTCATATTGTAGATTAATAAAAAAAGCACTTCTTGCAGATTCATTATCATTAAAATCGTTATGAATTGACACCTTTTAAAGACCTTCTCGTTCAAAATGTGAGGTTACTGCATTTTCACTAAAAGCATAAGTAGAATTATAATAAAAACTTTCACTCAAAGGATCGATATTAAAAACCTACAAAAGGATCAAATTACGGTTTCTCTCCCATTTGTATCAAGCTGTATGTTTTTCAATTCTTGTTGTGCTTGTTGCTGTTTTAGTTGGGAGAATGAGGGGGTAGGTTTGTGCCTGTAAAACCTCTAGTGTGAAAAATAAGAGCTAGAATAGAGTGTATCTCATTTTTCTGATGTTTACTTTTTTGATGATATGCTATAAGTCAAAGACTTAATCGATTGATGAGTTCGGAGTGACACTTCGTTTAACATTCCGAACAGTTGGGGTAAATCAAAAAACAATCTTAATTAATCAGACCAATACCCGCTCAAACCAAATAAATTCTAAATTTTTAGACAAAAAAACCTCGCCGGTAATACCAACGAGGTTTTTCATGAACTTAACTCTCTCAATTTTTTTATCACTTATCTACTAAGCGCATTCATCTAACTTCTGATTATATAAACTGTTTCTATTGTTATTTTGTTTCAATTTAAACATAATAATACTATAACAGATGCTAACGAGGATAATTATTACGCTGTAAACTTAGTGTGTTATTAATAATTTTTGAGTTGAATTAAATTCATCATTTGAGATGGACATTATATAAACCCCTTCTTGTAATGTGGACAAAACATGGCTTATATCTGTACCTAGAACATCTAATTCAATTCTCTTTTTGTATAAAATTAAACCTTT encodes:
- the cobN gene encoding cobaltochelatase subunit CobN, with the protein product MHLISTLPGGWNPNDEGVFHIQQSGGDILFLSAADTELFTLNKVYSALHKEFPNLPSLRLANLTYFKQELTIDTYLDEVVSKAKVVVLKLLGGTAYFTYLCEAISSYAEEHNIALLFLPGDNQPDVELMHLSTLPLPLVNKIWSYFVAGGNDNTKEGLKLIMKETLQIHFEIKEQIDIADVFLYHHKLGIIDKKWKENNQPTALIFAYRSNYLADNLAPILEVANALEQKGITAITLMALTYREIDIQQRITELLALYHIQSPTVIINTTGFSLQGFKENESKSLFEALNIPIIQAIQASCSKQVWEEGSFGLPPTDIAMNIALPEVDGKIIGNVISFKEAQEKDALTDSEIVSYQPHLEGCQFIANHVEAWINLQKKENKEKNIAVILPNYPSKNSRLANGVGLDTPASTLQILQALKENQYTLNNATPTTTEELIDCITDTITNDLTSLAYKKADIKIKAETFYYYYNYYSEKLRKKVEEQWGHPSSSPNYRDGYFLIPGKKIGNVFLSIQPNRGYNIDLQASYHSPDLPPTYAYLAYYIWLQEVFKADAIIHVGKHGNLEWLPGKSVALSKESCFPEALLGAIPHFYPFIINDPGEGTQAKRRNHAIILDHLIPPMTRAENYGELLQLELLIDEFYESALLDPKRANLIKSKIETLVNETHLKKDLNEDGKDIDALLEVIDGYLCELKEAQIRGGLHIFGCLPIHEKLIDLIVALHRLPQGSSKSIIQCLAIDLKLDIDVLDTNYETEFKTEIFGIPCRSIGQIVEVLENRAKTIIECIVNHTPIIGKIGVETQNLLHQITGKTLPTLKNTTQEISNLMAGLNAAYIPSGGSGAPTRGRLDILPTGRNFYSVDTRTIPSPSAYELGVKSAQNIIDRYLQEEGQFPEAVAISVWGTSTMRTGGDDIAQALALLGVWPIWQGVNRRVKDFEIIPLITLKRPRVDVLLRISGFFRDAFPDVISLFNTAVEKVAALDEPHDQNPIKARVEGEIKEWKNKGLDNFLAQERALYRVFGSKPGAYGAGLQGLIDEKNWTTQEDLANVFINWGGYAYSGSKNEGKSAHESFKKRLSEVEIVIQNQDNREHDLLDSDDYYQFQGGMTAAVTMEKGEAPTTYFGDHSRPDKPRIKSLKEELLKVYRSRVINPKWMDGMRDHGYKGAFEMAATMDYLFAYDATTNLIEDFMYEGITEEYLLDQENLQFLEHHNPWAIKDMSERMLEAIQRGMWKDPSEAIIEKLEALYLKAEGALE